In Pyxicephalus adspersus chromosome 12, UCB_Pads_2.0, whole genome shotgun sequence, a genomic segment contains:
- the PEX11B gene encoding peroxisomal membrane protein 11B, which produces MESWVRFSSQSQAKERIIRAAQYACTLLGYTLQKNGASATLVTTIKQLEAHFSLSRKLFRLGNSVDALESAKRAIHLSDVVLRFCITVSHLNRAMYFACDNILWLGKTGLSREMDQEKWGQRSFRYYLFSLIMNLTRDLYELKLLMEAETGCRRTSSKLAPENGAVSRGSPSYNQLLLFQLRLLLHILRNNPPLLLDLAKNTCDLFIPLDKLGLYKTNPGFVGLCGLTSSILSILSIVHPWLKLKP; this is translated from the exons AGCTGCACAATACGCCTGCACGCTGCTTGGTTACACACTGCAGAAGAATGGAGCCAGCGCAACGCTCGTTACCACCATCAAACAGCTGGAGGCGCACTTTAGCCTCAGTCGGAAAC TGTTTCGGTTGGGGAATTCAGTGGATGCCTTGGAGTCGGCCAAACGCGCTATTCACTTATCAGACGTTGTCTTGCGGTTCTGCATCACCGTGAGCCACCTGAACCGTGCCATGTACTTTGCCTGTGACAACATCCTGTGGCTGGGGAAGACAGGGTTGTCAAGGGAGATGGACCAGGAAAAATGGGGCCAGCGCTCATTCAG GTATTACCTGTTTTCACTCATCATGAACCTCACCCGAGACCTCTACGAACTCAAACTCCTGATGGAAGCCGAAACCGGCTGCAGACGCACCTCCTCTAAACTGGCCCCTGAAAATGGGGCGGTCTCTCGTGGAAGCCCCTCCTACAACCAGCTGCTGCTCTTCCAACTTCGCCTTCTCCTACACATCCTCCGCAATAACCCTCCTCTGCTTCTCGACCTGGCCAAAAACACCTGTGATCTTTTCATCCCTCTTGACAAGCTGGGCCTTTACAAGACCAACCCAGGCTTTGTAGGTTTGTGTGGCCTGACGTCCTCCATATTGTCCATACTCAGCATCGTCCACCCCTGGCTGAAGCTGAAGCCCTAA
- the CCT3 gene encoding T-complex protein 1 subunit gamma produces MMGRPVLVLSQNTKRESGRKVQAGNISAAKTIADIIRTCLGPRAMMKMLLDPMGGIVMTNDGNAILREIQVQHPAAKSMIEISRTQDEEVGDGTTSVIILAGEMLAVAEQFLEQQMHPTVVISAYRKALDDMISTLKEISTPVNTNDRELMLKIINSAINTKAIKRWADMACNIALDAVKTVEFEENGRREMDIKKYAKVEKIPGGIIEESEVLRGVMVNKDVTHSKMRRLIKNPRIVLLDCSLEYKKGESQTEIEITKEEDFTRILQMEEEYIQQICEDIIRLKPDVVITEKGISDLAQHYLVKANITAIRRVRKTDNNRIARACGGRIASRTDELRDEDVGTGAGLFEIKKIGDEYFTFITECKDPKACTIILRGASKEILAEVERNLHDAMQVCRNVMIDPYLVPGGGAAEMAVAHVLTEKSKTVTGVEQWPYRAVAQALEVIPRTLIQNCGASTIRVLTSLRAKHTQEGCQTWGVDGEAGVLADMKELGIWEPLAVKLQTYKTAVETAILLLRIDDIVSGHKKKGEDHGRAAPGPENPQE; encoded by the exons ATGATGGGCCGCCCGGTACTCGTGCTTA GCCAGAATACGAAGAGAGAATCCGGCAGGAAGGTCCAGGCTGGGAATATCAGTGCTGCCAAG ACCATCGCTGATATTATCCGCACCTGCCTGGGGCCCCGGGCTATGATGAAG ATGTTGCTGGATCCAATGGGCGGCATTGTAATGACCAACGATGGAAACGCCATCCTCCGAGAG ATTCAAGTGCAGCACCCAGCCGCCAAATCCATGATCGAGATCAGCCGTACACAGGATGAGGAGGTGGGAGACGGGACCACATCAGTCATCATTCTGG CTGGAGAAATGTTGGCCGTCGCTGAGCAATTCCTGGAGCAGCAGATGCACCCGACGGTTGTTATCAGCGCCTATCGTAAGGCCCTGGATGACATGATCAGCACCCTGAAGGAGATCAG CACCCCTGTCAACACAAATGACCGAGAGCTGATGCTGAAGATCATCAACAGCGCCATTAACACCAAGGCCATCAAACGCTGGGCAGACATGGCCTGCAACATCGCCCTGGATGCCGTAAAGACGGTGGAGTTTGAGGAGAACGGACGCAGGGAGATGGACATCAAGAAGTACGCCAAGGTGGAAAAG ATTCCAGGCGGCATCATCGAAGAGTCCGAAGTTCTGCGCGGCGTCATGGTGAACAAAGATGTCACACACTCCAAGATGAGGCGACTGATCAAGAACCCGCGCATTGTCCTCCTGGACTGTTCTCTAGAATATAAGAAAGGCGAAAGCCAG ACGGAGATTGAGATTACCAAAGAGGAAGACTTCACGCGAATCCTGCAGATGGAGGAGGAATACATCCAGCAGATCTGTGAGGACATCATCAGACTGAAGCCAGACGTGGTCATCACAGAGAAGGGAATCTCTG ACCTTGCTCAGCATTACCTGGTGAAAGCCAACATCACTGCCATCCGCAGAGTCCGCAAGACGGACAACAACAGGATAGCCAG GGCCTGCGGAGGTCGCATCGCCAGCCGCACAGATGAGCTGCGGGATGAGGATGTGGGAACGGGAGCCGGGCTCTTCGAGATCAAGAAGATCGGTGATGAGTATTTCACGTTTATCACAGAATGCAAAGACCCCAAGGCCTGCACAATCATACTGCGTGGGGCCAGCAAGGAGATCCTGGCT GAAGTGGAGCGAAACCTACACGATGCCATGCAGGTGTGCCGTAACGTCATGATCGACCCATACCTGGTCCCCGGAGGAGGAGCCGCAGAAATGGCGGTGGCTCATGTCCTGACAGAGAAGTCCAAGACCGTGACGGGTGTGGAGCAGTGGCCGTACCGCGCCGTCGCACAGGCTCTTGAAGTCATTCCACGGACGCTGATCCAGAACTGCGGAGCCAGTACCATCCGGGTGCTGACATCTCTGAGG gcgAAGCATACCCAAGAAGGCTGCCAGACTTGGGGCGTGGATGGGGAGGCCGGTGTGTTGGCCGACATGAAGGAGCTGGGAATCTGGGAGCCACTGGCAGTGAAATTGCAGACCTACAAAACAGCAGTAGAG ACCGCCATTTTGCTGTTACGTATCGATGACATTGTGTCTGGCCAcaagaagaagggagaagaccACGGCAGGGCTGCACCAGGCCCGGAGAATCCGCAGGAGTGA